In Aliarcobacter faecis, a genomic segment contains:
- a CDS encoding hydrogenase small subunit: MNDNIERVREVFTQKSIRIDTNKGDEFYNSLFEQSKARLKSLREQEPLKNIDMMDILEGEGINRRDFMKWVSATTATLMLPPMFAPLVAEATELMNRVPVIWIELQDCAGNSEALLRSSAPTVDDLLFDVLSLEFQETLQAAAGHDADKQLEEAVEHFKGKYLLFVEGAIPMAMNGQYGTIGAMGETFYDHLIRMSKDAAAVVAVGTCATFGGVPAAAPNPTGAVGVMDLVKGKPIVNIPACPANPANMVGVILHYVLTGQVPELDSLLRPKFAFGYRIHDNCERRAHFDAGEFVEEWGDEGAKNNWCLYKVGCKGPMTFNNCSIIRYNEGTNWPVGVGRGCIGCSEPDFWDKYAYERPMANARIKAPTGGVEKTVDEFGLGLLTATAVGIGVHAIASVVAGKKSNENEER; the protein is encoded by the coding sequence ATGAATGATAATATAGAAAGAGTAAGAGAAGTTTTTACTCAAAAATCTATTAGAATTGATACAAATAAAGGTGATGAATTTTATAACTCTTTATTTGAACAATCAAAAGCAAGACTTAAATCTTTAAGAGAACAAGAACCTCTTAAAAATATTGATATGATGGATATTTTAGAGGGAGAGGGTATAAATAGAAGGGATTTTATGAAGTGGGTTAGTGCAACAACTGCTACACTTATGCTCCCTCCTATGTTTGCTCCACTTGTTGCCGAAGCAACTGAACTGATGAATAGAGTTCCAGTTATTTGGATAGAACTTCAAGATTGTGCTGGAAATTCTGAAGCACTTTTAAGAAGTTCTGCTCCAACTGTGGATGATTTACTATTTGATGTTTTAAGTTTAGAGTTCCAAGAGACTCTTCAAGCAGCAGCTGGTCACGATGCAGATAAACAATTGGAAGAAGCAGTTGAACATTTTAAAGGCAAATATCTTCTTTTTGTTGAAGGTGCAATTCCAATGGCAATGAATGGTCAATATGGAACTATTGGAGCTATGGGAGAGACTTTTTATGACCATTTAATAAGAATGTCAAAAGATGCTGCTGCTGTTGTTGCTGTTGGAACTTGTGCTACATTTGGTGGAGTTCCAGCAGCTGCTCCAAACCCAACTGGTGCAGTTGGAGTTATGGATTTAGTAAAAGGAAAACCAATAGTAAATATTCCAGCCTGTCCTGCAAATCCAGCAAATATGGTAGGAGTAATTTTACACTATGTTTTAACTGGACAAGTTCCAGAACTTGATTCGCTTTTAAGACCAAAATTTGCTTTTGGGTATAGAATTCATGATAATTGTGAAAGAAGAGCTCACTTTGATGCAGGAGAGTTTGTAGAAGAGTGGGGAGATGAAGGTGCTAAAAATAACTGGTGTTTATATAAAGTTGGCTGTAAAGGTCCTATGACATTTAATAACTGTTCAATTATTAGATATAACGAAGGTACAAACTGGCCAGTTGGTGTAGGAAGAGGCTGTATTGGCTGTAGTGAGCCTGATTTTTGGGATAAATATGCATATGAAAGACCTATGGCAAATGCTAGGATAAAAGCACCAACTGGTGGTGTTGAAAAAACAGTTGATGAGTTTGGTTTAGGACTTTTAACTGCAACTGCTGTTGGTATTGGAGTTCATGCAATTGCAAGTGTTGTTGCTGGTAAGAAATCAAATGAAAATGAGGAGAGATAA
- the recR gene encoding recombination mediator RecR, with the protein MNRGLEKFYELVEAFESLPTIGKKSALRLAYHIVMNDNYCGIKLSHSIENALKNITKCKRCGSMSEHEICEFCLDESRDNEKLCIVQSAKDIFIIEDSKTFDGRYFVIDELEIDKINLLQKFIINNSVKSILFAITPSIANDAFILFIESKLKEYDLQFTKIAQGVPTGVSLENVDILSLSKAIQSRVEI; encoded by the coding sequence ATGAATAGAGGATTAGAAAAATTTTATGAATTAGTTGAGGCATTTGAGTCTCTTCCAACAATTGGAAAAAAATCAGCATTAAGATTGGCTTATCATATTGTAATGAATGATAACTATTGTGGAATAAAACTCTCACATAGTATAGAAAATGCTCTTAAAAATATTACAAAATGCAAAAGATGTGGTTCTATGAGTGAGCATGAAATTTGTGAATTTTGTTTAGATGAGAGTAGAGATAATGAAAAACTTTGTATAGTCCAAAGTGCAAAAGATATTTTTATTATAGAAGATTCAAAAACTTTTGATGGAAGATATTTTGTAATAGATGAATTGGAAATTGATAAAATTAATCTGCTTCAAAAATTTATAATAAATAATAGTGTTAAGAGTATACTGTTTGCTATAACACCATCTATTGCAAATGATGCTTTTATCCTTTTTATAGAGAGTAAATTAAAAGAGTATGATTTACAATTTACAAAAATAGCACAAGGTGTTCCAACTGGAGTTAGTTTGGAAAATGTAGATATATTATCACTATCAAAAGCTATACAAAGTAGGGTAGAGATTTAA
- a CDS encoding prephenate dehydrogenase yields the protein MNIGIIGLGLMGGSLAKAVKRYGIAQKVYGFTNSEKNKKDILELNLVDEVVDLETLKKVSDVIILSIPVDAIISMFPNFLDIDEKTTIIDMGSTKEYIVKNIPAKIRKNFIAAHPMTGTEKSGPKAAIDNLYEGKTVVLCDLEDNANIHVNKAFKIFQEIGMRIVVMDSKEHDINACYISHLPHLISFSLANTVMSHQNPKEIIALAAGGFKDMSRIAKSSPRMWGDIFKQNRENMLLSIKSFEEQMSIAKKMIEDEKYEDLENWMKKANTLHEIL from the coding sequence TTGAATATAGGAATTATAGGTTTAGGACTTATGGGAGGCTCTTTAGCAAAAGCTGTAAAAAGATATGGAATTGCCCAAAAAGTATATGGATTTACAAATAGCGAAAAAAATAAAAAAGATATTTTGGAGTTAAATTTAGTTGATGAAGTAGTTGATTTAGAAACTTTAAAGAAAGTAAGTGATGTAATTATTTTATCTATACCTGTTGATGCAATTATTTCTATGTTTCCAAACTTTTTGGATATAGATGAAAAAACAACTATTATTGATATGGGCTCAACAAAAGAGTATATTGTTAAAAATATTCCAGCAAAAATAAGAAAGAATTTTATAGCTGCTCATCCTATGACGGGAACAGAGAAATCTGGACCAAAAGCTGCAATAGACAACCTTTATGAAGGGAAAACGGTAGTTTTATGTGATTTAGAAGATAATGCAAATATTCATGTAAATAAAGCATTTAAAATCTTTCAAGAAATTGGAATGAGAATTGTTGTTATGGATAGTAAAGAGCATGATATAAATGCTTGTTATATCTCTCATTTACCTCATTTGATCTCATTTTCATTAGCTAATACAGTTATGAGTCATCAAAACCCAAAAGAGATTATAGCTCTTGCTGCAGGTGGATTTAAAGATATGAGTAGAATTGCAAAATCAAGTCCACGAATGTGGGGGGATATTTTTAAACAAAATAGAGAGAATATGCTTCTTAGTATAAAATCTTTTGAAGAGCAGATGAGTATTGCTAAAAAAATGATTGAAGATGAAAAGTATGAAGATCTAGAAAATTGGATGAAAAAGGCAAATACTTTACATGAAATTTTATAA
- a CDS encoding dUTP diphosphatase, giving the protein MIYKDFKEGIKSLGFITIEDFIKYSGVSSDDILSWETKNEVPYTISLLLHILKGEKDVLPTNWALQNIVEECLPLATLLEEASSFPHKLEEMFLLQKQLNDSTNGKNWELGVNKFGKDINWLRCIHMEVSELIESTPWKHWKNINSNPDMNNIHVELVDIWHFLMSYILQETNVPKAVSLVNTHCIYEASSDIDIKFMVKEAEKLSYIALAIDTGNMPSFSGVERFIDQFFRCCKISGLSFNWLQKLYIGKNCLNQFRQDNGYKEGTYKKIWNGKEDNVVMVSLLEKIENVSFDELYNNLKIEYSLAK; this is encoded by the coding sequence TTGATTTATAAAGATTTTAAAGAGGGCATTAAAAGTTTAGGTTTTATAACAATTGAAGATTTTATAAAATATTCTGGAGTTAGTTCTGATGATATTTTATCTTGGGAGACAAAAAATGAAGTTCCTTATACAATCTCTTTGTTACTACATATTTTAAAGGGAGAAAAAGATGTTCTTCCTACAAATTGGGCTTTACAAAATATAGTTGAAGAGTGTTTACCTTTAGCTACACTTTTGGAAGAGGCTTCATCTTTTCCACATAAATTAGAAGAGATGTTTTTACTTCAAAAACAGCTAAATGATTCAACAAATGGAAAAAATTGGGAGTTAGGTGTAAATAAGTTTGGTAAAGATATAAATTGGTTAAGATGTATACATATGGAAGTTTCAGAGCTTATTGAATCAACTCCTTGGAAGCATTGGAAAAATATAAATTCAAATCCAGATATGAATAATATTCATGTTGAATTAGTTGATATTTGGCACTTCTTAATGAGTTATATTCTTCAAGAAACAAATGTACCTAAAGCAGTATCTTTAGTAAATACTCATTGTATTTATGAAGCTTCTTCTGATATTGATATAAAGTTTATGGTAAAAGAGGCTGAAAAATTATCTTATATTGCTTTAGCAATTGATACGGGGAATATGCCATCATTTAGTGGTGTAGAGAGATTTATCGACCAATTTTTTAGATGTTGTAAAATTTCTGGTTTATCTTTTAATTGGCTTCAAAAATTGTATATTGGTAAAAATTGTTTAAATCAATTTAGACAAGATAATGGCTATAAAGAGGGAACTTACAAAAAAATATGGAATGGAAAAGAGGATAATGTTGTAATGGTTTCTCTTTTAGAAAAAATAGAAAATGTAAGTTTTGATGAATTATATAATAATCTAAAAATTGAATACTCCTTAGCAAAATAG
- a CDS encoding PAS domain-containing sensor histidine kinase, which yields MEEFLKQIEKNKISLIRLWISSASVLELIKKYSLDENLLIKRYAFALLEYYILVVRNNEKSKSNYAIIDFIKYLKKHNIKINEFFLLFLAFKDALIDFANNEKIKSSFLEKRVDFYFKTILSELLDIYSKSIEQVESALNKSIDIVDKYVLMIRCDIEGKITSISTAFCKLTGYEAFELVGENFDILNYPNSQKEKIEELKNTLKSGQMWSGVLKNVKKDGEIFWLKTTILPTFDSNSNIIGYDSINEDITSSIELKNKQKILIEQSKSAAMGEMISIIAHQWRQPLQAISILNQKLPMIKMLKGEISDDILEDVTNGINLQLDYMSKTIDDFRDYFKPNKRKEETNIENILNKSIDFLSYLLKLNSIKINFINSSNSKIEVFLNEIVQVFINLIKNSCDIMIEKDIEKKEILINSFEKDGKLFVEFEDNGGGINIKIMDKIFDPYFSTKNNKNGTGLGLYMSKIIIEQYSFGKIYVENSENGAKFTIELPLKIGE from the coding sequence ATGGAAGAGTTTTTAAAACAGATAGAAAAAAATAAGATCTCATTAATTAGATTGTGGATCTCTTCAGCTAGTGTTTTAGAACTTATCAAAAAGTACTCTTTAGATGAGAATTTATTAATAAAAAGATATGCTTTTGCCTTACTTGAGTACTATATTTTAGTTGTAAGAAATAATGAAAAAAGTAAGAGTAATTACGCAATTATTGATTTTATTAAATATTTAAAAAAACATAATATTAAAATAAATGAGTTTTTCCTTCTATTTTTGGCTTTTAAAGATGCTTTAATAGATTTTGCAAATAATGAAAAAATAAAATCATCTTTTTTAGAAAAAAGAGTTGATTTTTATTTTAAGACTATACTTTCTGAACTTTTAGATATCTACTCAAAATCTATTGAGCAAGTTGAAAGTGCCTTAAATAAATCAATTGATATTGTTGATAAATATGTTTTAATGATTAGATGTGATATTGAAGGTAAAATTACATCTATTTCTACTGCTTTTTGTAAACTTACAGGATATGAAGCTTTTGAATTAGTAGGAGAGAATTTTGATATTTTAAACTATCCTAACTCTCAAAAAGAGAAGATAGAAGAGTTGAAAAATACTTTAAAATCAGGGCAAATGTGGAGTGGTGTTTTAAAAAATGTTAAAAAAGATGGAGAGATTTTTTGGCTAAAAACTACAATTCTTCCAACTTTTGACTCAAACTCAAATATTATAGGGTATGACTCTATAAATGAGGATATAACTTCTAGTATAGAGCTTAAAAATAAACAAAAAATATTAATAGAACAATCTAAATCGGCAGCTATGGGAGAGATGATTAGTATTATTGCTCATCAATGGAGGCAACCTTTACAAGCAATTTCTATACTAAATCAAAAGCTTCCTATGATAAAAATGTTAAAAGGTGAAATTAGTGATGATATTTTAGAAGATGTAACAAATGGAATAAATTTACAACTTGATTATATGTCAAAAACAATAGATGATTTTAGAGATTATTTTAAACCAAATAAGAGAAAAGAAGAGACAAATATTGAAAATATTTTAAATAAATCAATAGATTTTTTATCATATTTATTAAAATTAAACTCTATAAAAATAAATTTTATAAATAGCTCTAACTCAAAAATAGAGGTTTTTTTAAATGAAATAGTACAGGTATTTATAAATTTAATTAAAAACTCTTGTGATATTATGATTGAGAAAGATATTGAAAAAAAAGAGATTTTGATAAATAGTTTTGAAAAAGATGGGAAACTTTTTGTAGAATTTGAAGATAATGGTGGCGGAATAAATATTAAAATTATGGATAAAATATTTGACCCATATTTTTCAACAAAAAACAACAAAAATGGAACAGGTTTAGGTTTATATATGAGCAAAATTATTATTGAACAATATAGTTTTGGAAAAATATATGTAGAAAATAGTGAAAATGGAGCAAAATTCACTATAGAATTACCATTAAAAATAGGAGAATAA
- the dnaJ gene encoding molecular chaperone DnaJ has product MVEIDYYELLEIEKSADKTVIKKAYRKLAMQYHPDKNPGDSEAEEKFKAINEAYQVLSDDEKRSIYDRYGKAGLEGHGQRGSGFGGFDDLGSIFEEMFGFGRSQKRERKTYSYNLDIVVDLTLEFNEAVFGCKKEINYKYKTACKSCSGTGAKDGKLENCRTCGGQGQVHSRQGFMTFAQTCPTCAGSGKAKTNECKSCSGSGYEEQKDNFKVDIPEGINDGMRMRVSNRGNIAPNGQRGDLYLQIKVKEDSHFVRHDDDIYFEAPIFFTQVALGAKIKVPSLRGELELEIPKGTKDKQQFTFRNEGVKSAQGYGKGDLIIQVKIEYPKTLTEEQKELLLKLQESFGVESTPHETKFEGMFDKVKKWFS; this is encoded by the coding sequence TTGGTAGAGATAGATTATTATGAGCTATTAGAGATAGAAAAAAGTGCTGACAAAACAGTTATAAAAAAAGCATATAGAAAACTAGCTATGCAATATCATCCTGATAAAAACCCAGGAGATTCTGAAGCTGAAGAGAAATTTAAAGCAATAAACGAAGCTTATCAAGTTTTAAGTGATGATGAAAAAAGATCCATTTATGATAGATATGGGAAAGCTGGGCTTGAAGGTCATGGTCAAAGAGGTAGCGGATTTGGTGGTTTTGATGACTTAGGTTCTATTTTTGAAGAGATGTTTGGATTTGGAAGAAGTCAAAAAAGAGAAAGAAAAACTTATAGTTACAATCTTGACATTGTTGTTGATTTAACTTTAGAATTTAATGAAGCTGTTTTTGGGTGTAAAAAAGAGATAAACTATAAATATAAAACAGCTTGTAAATCTTGTAGTGGAACAGGTGCAAAAGATGGTAAATTAGAAAATTGTAGAACTTGTGGTGGTCAAGGGCAAGTTCATTCAAGACAAGGATTTATGACATTTGCACAAACTTGTCCTACTTGTGCTGGAAGTGGAAAAGCAAAAACTAATGAGTGTAAATCATGTTCTGGTTCTGGATATGAAGAACAAAAAGATAACTTTAAAGTAGATATTCCTGAAGGTATAAATGATGGAATGAGAATGAGAGTTTCAAATAGAGGAAATATAGCACCAAATGGTCAAAGAGGAGATTTATATCTACAAATAAAAGTAAAAGAGGATTCTCATTTTGTAAGACATGATGATGATATATATTTTGAAGCCCCTATTTTCTTCACTCAAGTAGCATTGGGAGCTAAAATTAAAGTTCCTTCTTTAAGAGGAGAATTAGAGCTTGAAATTCCAAAAGGAACAAAAGACAAACAACAGTTTACTTTTAGAAACGAAGGTGTGAAATCAGCTCAAGGTTATGGAAAAGGTGATTTAATTATTCAAGTAAAAATTGAATATCCAAAAACTCTAACAGAAGAACAAAAAGAGTTACTTTTAAAACTTCAAGAGAGCTTTGGCGTAGAAAGTACTCCTCATGAAACAAAATTTGAAGGAATGTTTGATAAGGTTAAAAAATGGTTTTCATAA
- a CDS encoding GGDEF domain-containing protein: MKYKMMELIKSSTTNEFIYHSLESIFSLQEQLSYSTNLKQLAEDIFNWLSYEFKITNMEFCLFDINKNSKDKIFSKGEEFYLDDELSHFFIINTHISLNATVSFCANSKLHHKMIEDHYETIQVAFFQISPIIQSLILKKNFIESSSLDSVTNVYNRTYLIQNLTNHLRLSNKNQEEIFFLMIGIDRFKAVIDEFDYDTADKVLVELARVIHSNIDSFDLVGRLGTDEFLVSILSNSNENDIENLALKIIDDFADTNIIVNEQTKQVLKKTICIGMDKFVLNSEKTINDSIKHSDIALYEAKNKGRSQFLKYNDLTAADGIEIFDESIELF, from the coding sequence ATGAAATATAAAATGATGGAATTAATAAAATCTTCTACTACAAATGAGTTTATATATCACTCTTTGGAAAGTATATTTTCTCTTCAGGAACAACTATCTTATTCTACAAATTTAAAACAATTAGCAGAAGATATTTTTAACTGGTTAAGCTATGAATTTAAGATTACAAATATGGAATTTTGCTTATTTGATATAAATAAAAATAGTAAAGATAAGATTTTTTCAAAGGGGGAAGAGTTCTATTTAGATGATGAACTTTCTCATTTTTTTATAATTAACACTCATATAAGTTTAAATGCAACAGTCTCTTTTTGTGCAAATTCTAAACTCCATCACAAAATGATAGAAGATCATTATGAGACTATCCAAGTTGCTTTTTTTCAAATTTCGCCTATTATTCAAAGCTTAATTTTAAAGAAAAACTTTATAGAATCATCTTCTTTAGATTCAGTTACAAATGTTTATAATAGAACTTATCTAATTCAAAATCTTACAAATCATCTTAGATTATCAAATAAAAATCAAGAAGAGATTTTCTTTTTAATGATAGGAATTGATCGATTTAAAGCTGTAATTGATGAGTTTGACTATGATACTGCTGATAAAGTTTTAGTTGAACTTGCAAGAGTTATACATTCAAATATAGATAGTTTTGATTTAGTAGGAAGACTTGGAACTGATGAGTTCTTAGTATCTATTTTAAGTAACTCAAATGAAAATGATATAGAAAATTTAGCTCTAAAGATAATTGATGATTTTGCAGATACTAATATTATTGTAAATGAACAGACTAAACAAGTTTTGAAAAAAACAATTTGTATAGGAATGGATAAATTTGTTTTAAATTCAGAAAAAACAATAAATGACTCAATAAAACACTCTGATATTGCACTTTATGAAGCAAAAAATAAAGGAAGATCACAATTTCTAAAATATAATGATTTAACAGCAGCTGATGGAATTGAAATCTTCGATGAATCAATAGAGCTTTTCTAA
- a CDS encoding GGDEF domain-containing protein: protein MSYSCELIMNENDKLKVSDLDKSALNIFEYLKIHHDVQAIKINILKQDGDEENIFSLFDLDKNYLEFSLDFPQNIDTKVIFIFLVANENEKNKLIEQSDKIKISLNIFSQSLYNKYIEKAIKDLSLIDSVTGTYNRTYLNNYVSNLLSLSNREQKKVAFIKIGIDQFKAVIDEFDYEIGDKVLKALANSLKNSIRESDIVIKISNDEFLVILLNILSNTNAIMIAEKLINNFSKESVVVEEDTKQILMKTICGGISIFPDNATTIDEIIKKSDIALYEARNRGRGKVFLFNDKETNKIDLF from the coding sequence ATGAGTTACTCTTGTGAATTAATAATGAATGAAAATGATAAATTAAAAGTTTCAGACTTAGATAAAAGTGCCTTAAATATTTTTGAATATTTAAAAATACATCATGATGTTCAAGCTATTAAAATTAATATTTTAAAACAAGATGGTGATGAAGAAAATATATTCTCCTTATTTGATTTAGATAAAAATTATTTAGAGTTTTCTTTAGACTTCCCCCAAAATATTGATACAAAAGTTATATTTATTTTTCTGGTAGCGAATGAAAATGAGAAAAATAAACTTATAGAGCAATCAGATAAAATAAAAATTTCTTTAAATATATTTTCTCAATCTTTATACAATAAATATATAGAAAAAGCTATAAAAGATTTATCTCTAATAGACTCTGTTACAGGAACATATAATAGAACTTATTTGAATAACTATGTTTCAAATTTATTAAGTCTTTCAAATAGAGAGCAAAAGAAAGTAGCTTTTATAAAAATTGGAATTGACCAATTTAAGGCTGTAATTGATGAATTTGATTATGAAATTGGAGATAAAGTATTAAAGGCATTGGCAAATTCTCTTAAAAATAGTATTAGAGAATCTGATATTGTAATAAAAATATCAAATGATGAATTTTTAGTTATTTTACTAAATATTCTTTCAAATACAAATGCTATTATGATAGCTGAAAAATTAATAAATAACTTTAGTAAAGAGAGTGTTGTTGTAGAAGAAGATACTAAACAAATATTAATGAAAACAATCTGTGGAGGAATATCAATTTTTCCAGATAATGCAACAACAATAGATGAAATAATAAAAAAATCTGATATTGCACTTTATGAGGCAAGAAACAGAGGTCGGGGAAAAGTTTTTTTATTTAATGATAAAGAGACAAATAAAATAGATCTATTTTAG
- a CDS encoding ferritin-like domain-containing protein: MDYFSTLEAILLENLPKNKFKMFDNFYKNFLENSISFDNSYKPLILTSPSYESFLNIVKPTALPPIKNFKSIEGKKYLVHTILHIEYSAIDLALDAALRYQNMPIKYYKDWLEVASDEIRHFLMLEELLKELDGFYGEFDVHKNLFEVMQQTPDFLSRMACVPRYLEANGLDQNPKIMEKLNSNRDKFNIKFVKALEIILEEEVDHVKKGDFWFKYECERLQLDPVKTYFEVIERVFPGSTKRKMDLNFIARKEAGFSCDELKFLSKKEDCF; the protein is encoded by the coding sequence ATGGATTATTTTTCTACCTTAGAAGCTATTTTACTAGAGAATTTACCAAAAAATAAGTTTAAAATGTTTGATAACTTTTATAAAAACTTTTTAGAAAACAGTATTAGTTTTGATAATAGTTATAAACCTTTAATATTAACTAGTCCCTCTTACGAAAGTTTTTTAAATATTGTAAAGCCAACTGCTTTACCGCCAATTAAAAACTTTAAATCAATAGAAGGTAAAAAATATCTAGTTCATACAATTTTACATATAGAATATAGTGCTATTGATTTAGCTTTAGATGCTGCTTTGAGATATCAAAATATGCCAATAAAATATTATAAAGATTGGCTTGAAGTTGCAAGTGATGAGATTAGGCATTTTTTAATGTTAGAAGAGTTATTAAAAGAGTTAGATGGATTTTATGGAGAGTTTGATGTTCATAAAAATCTTTTTGAAGTTATGCAACAAACACCAGATTTTTTAAGTAGAATGGCCTGTGTTCCTAGATATTTAGAAGCAAATGGTTTAGATCAAAATCCAAAAATAATGGAGAAACTAAATTCAAATAGAGATAAGTTTAATATAAAATTTGTCAAAGCCTTAGAAATAATATTAGAAGAAGAGGTTGATCATGTTAAAAAAGGTGATTTTTGGTTTAAATATGAGTGTGAAAGATTACAATTAGACCCAGTAAAAACCTATTTTGAAGTAATTGAAAGAGTTTTTCCTGGAAGTACAAAAAGGAAGATGGATTTAAATTTTATTGCTAGAAAAGAGGCTGGTTTTTCTTGTGATGAGTTGAAGTTTTTATCAAAAAAAGAGGATTGTTTTTAG
- a CDS encoding MBL fold metallo-hydrolase, whose protein sequence is MDIKVHPMGDYATNCYIVTIDEKDFIIDPGVGATSWIKQNSTNPVAILNTHGHFDHIWSNQELKEFFNIKLYTPKDDEFMLTLNPYNLGMPPSYADILVNPDEELDIFGVKIKFHHFPGHTPGCSMIEINGTLFSGDFIFKGTIGRFDFPMSNPKDMKNSLQKILTWKNNYHIYPGHGSKTTLNNEIDTLKLWERQIKA, encoded by the coding sequence ATGGATATAAAAGTTCATCCTATGGGGGATTATGCCACAAATTGTTATATTGTGACTATCGATGAAAAAGATTTTATAATAGACCCAGGTGTTGGTGCAACTTCTTGGATTAAACAAAACAGTACAAATCCTGTTGCAATACTAAATACTCATGGTCATTTTGACCATATTTGGTCAAATCAAGAACTAAAAGAGTTTTTTAATATTAAACTTTATACTCCAAAAGATGACGAATTTATGTTAACATTAAACCCTTATAATTTAGGAATGCCTCCATCATATGCTGATATTTTAGTAAATCCAGATGAAGAACTAGATATTTTTGGAGTTAAAATAAAATTTCACCATTTTCCAGGGCATACTCCAGGTTGTAGTATGATTGAGATAAATGGAACTCTTTTTAGTGGAGATTTTATTTTTAAAGGTACAATAGGAAGATTTGATTTTCCTATGTCAAATCCAAAAGATATGAAAAATAGTCTTCAAAAAATATTAACATGGAAAAATAATTATCATATATATCCAGGACATGGTTCCAAAACTACTTTAAACAACGAAATAGATACACTAAAACTATGGGAAAGACAGATAAAGGCATAA